The DNA region AGCTAAGTAATACAGAAGCAAAAATTAACCAACTTGAAAAAGAAATAAAAGAGATAGATGTAGACTTAGCTACTAATTATGACGAAGTAGTAAATCAACCTAATTTTTTTGATAAATACCAACAAAAAAAGGATCAATTAGCGCAATTAATGGAAGATTGGGAAGCTATTACCATTCAGATAGAAACCTTAGAATAAGTCGGTTTTAAGATTATTTTAAGAAATTAACGTTAAACTAAAAGTTAGTTTTGTAGTCTAAGTACTTTAAAAACTAACCAATGCGCAAAAATATACTAAGTATAATAGGTATAATACTAATAGGTGTTTCAATATTTATTGCAAAAAAGCTTATAGATAATAAAAACCAACCTAAGCCAGTAATTCCAAAAGTAGTTAAAACTGTTATTGTAGATACAGTACAAAATACAACAGTTCCAATAGTTATTCCAGCAAATGGTAATCTTACAGCAAAACAAAGAGTAGAGTTATACTCAGAAGTACAAGGTATATTTAAAACTGGTAAAAAGCTATTTAAAGCCGGAACAAAATATAACAGAGGAGAAACTTTAATTAGTATAGATGCTGCCGAATATTATGCTAGCGTACAATCTGCAAAAAGCAACTTGTATAATAGCATCGCTGCAATAATGCCGGATTTAAGATTGGATTTTCCAGACGTTTTTCAAAAGTGGCAAAACTATCTTAACAGTTTTGATTTAAATAAAACAACACCTAAACTTCCAGAAATTTCTAACGAAAAAGAAAACTATTTTATCACGGGAAGAGGTATTGTTAGCGCCTATTATAACGTTAAAAATCTAGAACAACGTTTAGCAAAATACCGTATTACAGCACCATTTTCTGGTATATTAACAGAAGCATTAGTAACCGAAGGTACTTTGGTAAGAAATGGTCAAAAATTAGGAGAATTTATTAATCCTGAAACTTACGAGATGGAAGTTGCAATAAGTAAATCTTTCGCAGATGTTTTAAAAGAAGGCGAAAACGTTAGCTTAAATAATTTAGAAAAAACCAAAACCTATCAAGGTATTGT from Mesoflavibacter profundi includes:
- a CDS encoding efflux RND transporter periplasmic adaptor subunit, translating into MRKNILSIIGIILIGVSIFIAKKLIDNKNQPKPVIPKVVKTVIVDTVQNTTVPIVIPANGNLTAKQRVELYSEVQGIFKTGKKLFKAGTKYNRGETLISIDAAEYYASVQSAKSNLYNSIAAIMPDLRLDFPDVFQKWQNYLNSFDLNKTTPKLPEISNEKENYFITGRGIVSAYYNVKNLEQRLAKYRITAPFSGILTEALVTEGTLVRNGQKLGEFINPETYEMEVAISKSFADVLKEGENVSLNNLEKTKTYQGIVSRVNGSIDATTQTITVFIEVSHSDLKEGMYLEANLNAQKVDNAIQIDRNLLLDSQEIYVVNDSVLQVLPAKPIHFSDTKVILKDIPNGTVILNKPVPGAYAGMKVQTLTQKKDSIK